The genomic window CATCCAGTGCTTGCCAACGTCCTTCTCACTGCTGATGCTGGCACTGATCGTCTGAGCCTCACGGGTTTTGACCTGAGCCTTGGTATTCAAACTGCATTGACGGCCTCGGTGGAATCGAGTGGCGCAATTACTTTGCCTGCGCGCCTATTAGGGGAAATTGTTGCAAGGCTTTCAAGTGATTCACCTATCACTTTGGCCACTGATGAGGCTGGTGAACAGGTTGAACTCAAAAGTTCAAGCGGGAGTTATCAGATGCGTGGGATGTCTGCTGATGATTTTCCTGAATTACCTCTTGTTGAAAGTGGTAAGGCTGTCAAGGTTAATGCGAGGGCTCTTTTGACAGCTCTTCGAGGAACTCTTTTTGCTAGCAGTTCAGATGAAGCCAAACAGTTACTAACAGGAGTTCATCTGCATTTTGATGGTAAAGCCATGGAAGCAGCGGCAACTGATGGTCACCGCCTTGCCGTTTTAAGCTTGGCAGATGCCTTAGCTGTTGAGACTACGGTCTCATCTGAGATGGATGATGAAGGTGAGAATTTTTCCGTAACGCTTCCTTCTCGCTCTCTGCGGGAAGTAGAGCGTTTGATCGCTGGATGGCGTGGTGATGATCAAGTGAGTTTGTTTTGTGATAAAGGTCAGGTGGTGTTTTTAGCTGCTGATCAAGTCGTAACTAGTCGAACATTAGACGGTACCTATCCTAACTATCGTCAGTTAATTCCTGATGGTTTTGCTCGGAGTTTCGATGTTGATCGGCGTGCTTTTATTGCAGCTTTAGAACGAATAGCTGTATTAGCTGATCAACATAATAATGTTGTAAAGGTTAGTGGTGACAATACTTCTGAGCTTCTACAAATTAGTGCTGATGCTCAGGATGTAGGCAGTGGTTCTGAATCGCTATCGGCTGAATTTACTGGGGATGCTGTTCAGATTGCTTTTAATGTTCGTTATGTACTAGATGGTTTGAAGGTGATGGATAGTGACCGTATTGTACTGCGCTGTAATGCTCCAACTACACCTGCAATTATTTCGCCAAAGGACGATGATATTGGTTTTACATATTTGGTGATGCCAGTACAAATTCGTTCTTGAACTTTGAATCTTCCTGATCAGATTTTATTGAGTGATTTGTTGCATCATCGTGTACGTTGTGATCAGGGGTTAGATCACGGCCCTGGTGTATTGCCTTGGATGCATCCTCCTGTTCATCGTTTACTTGGTTGGGTTAGTCGTCCATCAGCACTTCGAGTGTCGAGGGATGTTTGGCGTTTGGATCAGTCGCGTGGGATTAATGAGCAAGAGGTTTTTGTGAAAGGGCAACCGGCTGTTTCTGATCAGATCACGCTTGAGCGTCTTCCGACTTTGTTAGATGCTGATTTGTTGGATCGCGATGGCCATCGCCTTGGTTTGGTGGCTGATTTTGTTTTTATTCCCACAACAGGGAAAATCCTTCATTATTTGGTCTCTCGCAGTGATCCTCGGCTTCCAGGTAGTAGTCGATGGCGATTAACAACTGATCGCATTGTTGATCAGCAACCAGGAATTGTTGCTACTGCTTTGCGTGGTTTAGATGATCTTCCCTTGGTTCATTCCAGTGTTCGTCAGGGTTTAATCAAGCGTTCCCGTCATTGGCGCGATCAACTTCACAAGATGGGTGACCGGGCCAGTGATCGTTTGGAAGGCTGGTTGGAGGATCCTCCCTGGGATCAACCAGTTGAGCGTTCTTGGAAGTCTTCTGATATGGCTGAAATGGATCCCTTAGAAAGTTGGGATGATGAAC from Prochlorococcus marinus str. MIT 9313 includes these protein-coding regions:
- the dnaN gene encoding DNA polymerase III subunit beta, translated to MKLVCSQAELNTALQLVSRAVASRPTHPVLANVLLTADAGTDRLSLTGFDLSLGIQTALTASVESSGAITLPARLLGEIVARLSSDSPITLATDEAGEQVELKSSSGSYQMRGMSADDFPELPLVESGKAVKVNARALLTALRGTLFASSSDEAKQLLTGVHLHFDGKAMEAAATDGHRLAVLSLADALAVETTVSSEMDDEGENFSVTLPSRSLREVERLIAGWRGDDQVSLFCDKGQVVFLAADQVVTSRTLDGTYPNYRQLIPDGFARSFDVDRRAFIAALERIAVLADQHNNVVKVSGDNTSELLQISADAQDVGSGSESLSAEFTGDAVQIAFNVRYVLDGLKVMDSDRIVLRCNAPTTPAIISPKDDDIGFTYLVMPVQIRS